One Glycine soja cultivar W05 chromosome 2, ASM419377v2, whole genome shotgun sequence genomic region harbors:
- the LOC114395072 gene encoding transcription factor bHLH94-like, with translation MALEAVVFPQDPFTYGCNNKDFLYSLVGGDGGGGGGSHEYGFQASSEDKPHVGIIINNNNIDHTLHANWDSSSPSVLQSVKEQWDSHSSPEACTVDQSLPRAFPLPPSSSSPEAAATGRRKRRRTKSAKNKEEIENQRMTHIAVERNRRKQMNEYLAVLRSLMPPSYVQRGDQASIIGGTINFVKELEQLLQCMKGQKKRTKEGSGFSDSSPFSEFFMFPQYSTRATQSSSSSSSKGYPGTCEANNNMARNPSSWAVADIEVTLVDGHANMKILCKKRPGMLLKMVVGLLSLGLSILHLNVTTVDDMVLTSVSVKVEEGCQLNTVDEIAAAVHQLSRTVQEEAVFS, from the exons ATGGCCCTAGAGGCCGTGGTTTTCCCACAAGATCCATTCACTTACGGTTGCAACAACAAAGACTTCTTGTACTCGTTAGTAGgaggtgatggtggtggtggaggaggaagcCACGAGTACGGTTTCCAAGCATCATCAGAAGACAAACCCCATGTGGGAatcattatcaacaacaacaacatagaCCACACCCTGCATGCAAATTGGGATTCATCTTCTCCTTCGGTGTTGCAAAGTGTCAAAGAACAATGGGATTCACACTCCTCCCCTGAAGCTTGCACTGTTGATCAATCCCTCCCCAGAGCCTTCCCTCTTCCTCCTTCTTCTTCATCCCCCGAAGCCGCCGCCACCGGCCGCCGCAAACGACGTCGTACCAAGAGCGCTAAGAACAAGGAGGAGATCGAGAACCAGAGGATGACCCACATTGCAGTTGAGCGCAATAGAAGGAAGCAGATGAACGAGTACCTTGCCGTGCTTAGATCCTTGATGCCTCCTTCTTATGTACAAAGG ggtgATCAAGCCTCTATTATTGGTGGCACCATTAACTTCGTGAAGGAGCTGGAGCAGCTTCTGCAGTGCATGAAGGGCCAGAAGAAGAGAACAAAGGAGGGTAGTGGCTTCTCTGACTCATCACCCTTTTCTGAGTTCTTCATGTTCCCCCAGTACTCGACACGTGCCACACagagcagcagcagcagcagcagcaaagGCTACCCTGGCACGTGCGAGGCCAATAACAACATGGCACGGAACCCTTCATCATGGGCCGTGGCGGACATAGAAGTGACCTTGGTGGATGGCCATGCCAACATGAAGATACTCTGCAAGAAACGACCAGGGATGCTTTTGAAGATGGTTGTTGGTCTTTTAAGTCTTGGTCTCAGCATTCTCCACCTTAATGTTACCACTGTTGACGATATGGTCCTTACCTCAGTTAGTGTTAAG GTAGAGGAAGGGTGTCAGCTGAACACGGTGGATGAAATTGCAGCTGCTGTGCATCAATTATCACGCACGGTTCAGGAGGAAGCTGTGTTCAGCTGA
- the LOC114395067 gene encoding RING-H2 finger protein ATL54-like, translating into MASKHRKLFPDETTTTTNQTQDCYGFCDPACPYNCYNNPDYFFSPPPPSISHSSQVNHISSYLIILVTLFTVIFVVVGFYVIKVKCYAAWCGWRFNNGSVPSQSDTAEEFLNENQVDHPVWLIATVGLQQSIINSITVCKYKKNERLVEGTECSVCLNEFQEEETLRLLPKCNHAFHVPCIDTWLRSHTNCPLCRAGIVSSSVNSEAQAPVSNSEQENANLERNQDTLLENSRNNECDLSSNMVAGESSEALDESNSKDRVNDQTQNDVVLNIEILTETGSVSTTESESESHRVVDDHKQHDDTMLNTVDQRKQEQDGEYYCSKTCKAMRRSSIEECLHLNPVSMKRSFSSCNGRILTSRVYMSLNSKLNSSLLEFSFYER; encoded by the coding sequence ATGGCTAGCAAACACAGAAAACTCTTCCCTGAtgaaacaacaacaaccacaaaCCAAACCCAAGATTGCTATGGCTTTTGTGACCCTGCATGCCCTTACAATTGTTACAATAACCCTGATTACTTCTTCTCTCCACCACCACCTTCTATTTCACATTCAAGCCAAGTTAATCACATATCCTCCTACTTGATCATTCTTGTTACTCTATTCACGGTCATTTTTGTTGTGGTTGGTTTCTACGTGATCAAAGTGAAGTGCTATGCTGCATGGTGCGGGTGGAGATTCAACAACGGTTCCGTTCCCTCTCAATCAGACACTGCTGAGGAGTTTCTCAATGAGAACCAAGTTGATCACCCCGTGTGGCTCATTGCCACTGTGGGGTTGCAACAATCGATCATCAACTCCATCACGGTTTGCAAGTACAAGAAGAATGAAAGGTTGGTTGAAGGAACCGAGTGTTCGGTGTGTTTGAACGAGTTTCAGGAAGAAGAGACTTTAAGACTCTTGCCAAAGTGCAACCATGCTTTTCATGTTCCTTGTATTGACACTTGGTTGAGATCACACACAAATTGTCCTCTTTGTCGGGCTGGTATTGTTTCTAGTAGTGTCAACTCTGAAGCACAAGCACCTGTGTCGAATTCGGAGCAAGAAAATGCAAATTTGGAGAGGAATCAAGATACCCTTTTGGAGAATTCAAGGAATAATGAATGTGATTTAAGCAGCAACATGGTTGCAGGGGAATCAAGTGAAGCACTTGATGAATCAAATTCTAAGGATAGGGTAAATGATCAAACTCAGAACGATGTGGTTCTGAATATCGAGATTCTAACAGAGACGGGATCTGTTTCAACTACAGAATCTGAAAGTGAAAGCCATCGTGTTGTTGATGATCACAAACAACATGATGACACAATGTTGAACACGGTTGATCAACGGAAGCAAGAGCAAGATGGTGAGTACTACTGCTCAAAAACGTGTAAAGCAATGCGTCGTTCATCTATTGAAGAGTGTTTGCATTTAAACCCGGTATCTATGAAAAGGTCGTTCTCCTCCTGCAATGGAAGGATTCTAACTTCGAGAGTTTATATGAGTCTAAACTCTAAACTCAATTCATCCCtattagagttttcattttatgAAAGATGA